A stretch of the Mycobacterium sp. ITM-2016-00317 genome encodes the following:
- a CDS encoding CoA transferase, whose protein sequence is MSSAGPLSGVKVVDLTAVVAGPYCTQMMADMGADVVKVEPPQGDNARYNSVGPEPGLSGVFTNVNRGKRSAVLDLQTAEGKRALRALVGQADVFIHSMRAAAIAKLGFDYQAVASLNPSIVYTNCYGYGRTGPYAPRPAYDDIIQAECGLAAVQEELTGTAGYVGSIIADKVCGLTALNATMMALFHRSRTGEGQEVEVPMFETMAAFMLVEHANGAMFEPPLGPALYPRTVARNRRPYQTLDGHIAVLIYNDKQWQAFIDAVKPAWASDRYATMADRAADIDTVYGLVGDTLREQTTADWLALFDKLGIPASPLRTTDELFTDAHLEAVGFFQPVQTVHGPVRYPGVPTGFSRTPGRVRGGAPRLGEHTAEVLAEVGIAPPD, encoded by the coding sequence ATGTCTTCTGCGGGACCGTTGTCCGGTGTCAAAGTCGTCGACCTGACCGCTGTGGTCGCGGGGCCGTACTGCACCCAGATGATGGCCGACATGGGTGCCGATGTCGTCAAAGTCGAGCCACCGCAGGGGGATAACGCCCGATATAACTCCGTCGGGCCCGAGCCTGGGCTGAGCGGGGTATTCACGAATGTCAACCGGGGCAAGCGCAGCGCCGTCCTCGACCTCCAGACTGCCGAGGGCAAGAGGGCCCTGCGCGCGCTCGTCGGTCAGGCCGACGTGTTCATCCACTCGATGCGCGCCGCCGCGATCGCCAAACTCGGCTTCGACTATCAGGCAGTGGCCTCGCTCAACCCGTCGATCGTCTATACGAACTGCTACGGCTACGGCCGGACCGGGCCTTACGCGCCCCGGCCGGCCTACGACGACATCATCCAGGCCGAGTGTGGACTGGCCGCTGTGCAGGAAGAGCTCACGGGCACAGCCGGTTACGTCGGTTCCATCATTGCCGACAAGGTGTGCGGACTCACCGCGCTGAACGCGACGATGATGGCCCTTTTCCACCGGTCCCGCACCGGCGAGGGCCAGGAAGTCGAAGTGCCTATGTTCGAGACGATGGCGGCGTTCATGTTGGTCGAGCATGCCAACGGCGCGATGTTCGAGCCACCGCTGGGACCCGCGCTGTATCCGCGCACGGTGGCCCGCAACCGTCGCCCGTACCAGACGCTCGACGGGCACATCGCGGTGCTGATCTACAACGACAAGCAGTGGCAGGCCTTCATCGACGCCGTCAAGCCGGCCTGGGCCAGCGACCGGTATGCGACGATGGCCGACCGCGCCGCCGACATCGACACGGTCTACGGCCTGGTGGGTGACACGCTGCGCGAGCAGACCACCGCGGACTGGCTGGCGCTGTTCGACAAGCTCGGTATCCCGGCCTCCCCGCTGCGCACCACCGACGAGCTGTTCACCGACGCTCATCTAGAAGCGGTCGGCTTCTTCCAGCCGGTGCAGACCGTACACGGACCGGTGCGTTATCCCGGGGTGCCGACAGGCTTTTCGCGCACACCCGGGCGGGTGCGCGGTGGTGCGCCACGATTGGGCGAGCACACGGCCGAGGTACTCGCGGAGGTCGGCATCGCGCCGCCGGATTAG
- a CDS encoding zeta toxin family protein: MKRLDLVVGSNGAGKSTFIELTLAPLLPRSVYVNADEIAKRRWPNDPAGHSYEAARMAADTRAKLIELGESFIAETVFSHPSKLELLDAAHAADFTVILHAVLIPEELAVQRVRYRVRAGGHDVPESKIRQRYQRLWDLVATAAGRADEATFYDNSAIRGPLIVAQLAGGIVLGSPRWPAWTPTSLANR; encoded by the coding sequence GTGAAGCGTCTCGATCTCGTCGTCGGTTCCAACGGCGCCGGCAAGTCGACCTTCATCGAGCTGACCCTCGCGCCGCTGTTGCCGCGCAGCGTCTACGTGAACGCCGACGAGATCGCCAAGCGGCGCTGGCCCAACGATCCAGCCGGACACAGCTACGAGGCGGCGCGGATGGCCGCGGACACTCGCGCAAAGCTCATCGAACTCGGCGAGTCCTTCATCGCCGAGACTGTCTTCTCACATCCCTCGAAACTTGAGCTCCTCGATGCCGCTCACGCAGCGGACTTCACGGTGATCCTGCACGCGGTGTTGATCCCGGAAGAGCTCGCCGTGCAACGTGTCCGATACCGCGTGCGAGCCGGAGGCCATGACGTCCCCGAATCCAAGATCCGGCAGCGCTATCAACGGCTATGGGATCTGGTCGCCACCGCGGCCGGACGTGCGGACGAGGCGACGTTCTACGACAACAGCGCGATCCGGGGTCCACTCATCGTGGCTCAACTTGCCGGCGGAATCGTCCTGGGTTCCCCCAGGTGGCCGGCTTGGACACCGACCTCGCTCGCCAACCGTTAG
- a CDS encoding TA system antitoxin ParD family protein produces the protein MSDTADRVTRIAADLMDSAAAEGARQSRSAKQQLDHWARVGRAVSNQHSVARRRVEAALAGDVPLRDLTDEEGVVFNAEISAAIQERLASADYGAVLGARGVTTVALDEDGEIVQYAPDGSSVRLGRGA, from the coding sequence ATGTCGGACACAGCCGACCGGGTGACCAGGATCGCCGCGGATCTGATGGACAGCGCTGCCGCCGAAGGCGCACGTCAGAGCCGGTCGGCGAAACAGCAGTTGGACCACTGGGCGCGGGTCGGGCGGGCAGTGTCCAATCAGCACAGCGTGGCGCGCCGCAGGGTGGAAGCTGCCCTCGCCGGTGATGTTCCTCTACGGGATCTGACCGACGAGGAAGGTGTCGTATTCAACGCCGAGATCTCCGCGGCGATCCAGGAACGCCTCGCGAGCGCCGACTACGGGGCGGTACTGGGCGCGCGAGGAGTCACCACGGTGGCGCTCGACGAGGATGGCGAGATCGTTCAGTACGCACCAGACGGCAGTTCGGTACGGCTGGGCCGCGGCGCGTGA
- a CDS encoding RNase H family protein, whose translation MAPKPVATARPVNIVPARPRPMTSVAIALARRGESLYRYSARANERRWAGTVEAESADTAALDVIRLVREASDAERIRFLVQVPARSTLWALRDEIALLMPGVWIERPRLSDETLVRQACAGLREVAPADPVYVATDGSVRGRFTGYGWLASSGEYGLQGFRHSTKLIGPEVVLVAELRAIGAAVQKLRGRDITVLSDSRGAIAMVQRWLAGDDVLPEGYAVYRESGKTPGLVRARQMIYEERDRITPVWVKGHRGEPLNEGADALARLASRYALGDSALDGAEYHHRAQDLAETFSREFTKQTA comes from the coding sequence ATGGCACCGAAGCCCGTAGCCACTGCACGACCGGTCAACATCGTGCCGGCACGGCCGCGCCCGATGACCTCGGTCGCGATCGCGCTGGCCCGGCGCGGTGAGTCGCTGTACCGGTATTCGGCGCGCGCGAACGAGCGCCGCTGGGCCGGAACCGTGGAGGCCGAGTCGGCCGATACCGCAGCGCTCGATGTCATCCGGCTTGTTCGCGAGGCCTCCGACGCGGAGCGCATCCGGTTCCTGGTTCAGGTGCCGGCGCGCAGCACGCTGTGGGCGCTGCGCGACGAGATCGCCCTGCTGATGCCGGGGGTGTGGATCGAACGGCCGAGACTCTCCGACGAGACGCTGGTGCGGCAGGCGTGCGCGGGGCTGCGGGAGGTGGCGCCGGCCGATCCGGTGTACGTGGCCACCGACGGCTCGGTGCGGGGTCGGTTCACCGGCTACGGCTGGCTCGCGTCCTCGGGCGAGTACGGGCTGCAGGGCTTCCGGCATTCGACCAAGCTGATCGGCCCGGAGGTGGTGTTGGTCGCCGAACTGCGGGCGATCGGCGCGGCGGTGCAGAAGCTCCGTGGCCGTGACATCACCGTGCTCAGCGACAGTAGGGGCGCGATCGCGATGGTGCAGCGGTGGTTGGCCGGTGACGACGTGCTGCCCGAGGGCTATGCCGTCTACCGGGAGAGCGGTAAGACGCCGGGGCTGGTGCGCGCCCGGCAGATGATCTACGAGGAGCGTGACCGGATCACCCCGGTGTGGGTGAAGGGCCACCGCGGCGAGCCGCTCAACGAAGGTGCGGATGCGCTCGCCCGGCTGGCGTCGCGATACGCGTTGGGCGACAGCGCTCTTGACGGCGCCGAGTATCACCACCGGGCCCAGGACCTGGCCGAGACGTTCTCGCGGGAGTTCACCAAGCAGACCGCTTGA
- a CDS encoding response regulator transcription factor, translating to MSDQISIVIAEDSLLVRDSVARALSTSPDTTVVGVAEDYDSAAELVATHRPTVLVTDVRMPPTSTDEGIRLATWLRTAHPDIGVIVLSQYVDHTYASALLDGGSAGRGYLLKERVAHFDELGEAVRQVAAGGTVLDPLVVEALLAQPRQAAALSRLTAREREVLGELATGFSNRTVARRLVLSQRAVEKHINSIFAKLELTVDDSVDRRVKAVLMFLDGGPP from the coding sequence GTGAGTGATCAGATCTCGATCGTCATCGCCGAAGATAGCCTGCTGGTGCGCGACAGCGTCGCCCGTGCGCTGTCGACGAGCCCCGACACCACCGTCGTCGGGGTCGCCGAGGACTACGACTCCGCCGCCGAGCTCGTCGCGACGCATCGACCCACCGTGCTGGTCACCGACGTGCGCATGCCGCCGACGTCCACCGACGAGGGCATCCGGCTGGCCACCTGGCTGCGCACCGCACACCCTGACATCGGCGTGATCGTGTTGTCCCAGTACGTCGACCACACCTACGCATCGGCGTTGCTGGACGGCGGATCGGCCGGCCGTGGGTACTTGCTCAAGGAACGGGTCGCGCACTTCGACGAACTCGGCGAGGCCGTCCGCCAGGTCGCCGCCGGCGGCACCGTGCTCGACCCGCTGGTCGTCGAGGCCCTGCTCGCCCAGCCCCGCCAGGCCGCCGCGCTGAGCCGCCTGACCGCCCGCGAGCGCGAGGTGCTCGGTGAGCTGGCGACCGGCTTCAGCAACCGCACCGTCGCACGGCGGCTCGTACTCTCCCAACGCGCCGTCGAAAAGCACATCAACTCGATCTTCGCGAAGCTGGAACTCACGGTCGACGACTCGGTGGACCGGCGCGTCAAAGCTGTGCTGATGTTCCTCGACGGCGGACCGCCATGA
- a CDS encoding response regulator transcription factor: MVNQQVRVWVVDDQASFRLASTATLAATDGFVLAGQSATGESALERLGGADADADLVLMDIHMPGIGGIEAARQLRARRPDLVVVLMSTYDADELPAEATENGATYLQKQRLSPEVLSDIWRTAS; this comes from the coding sequence GTGGTGAACCAGCAGGTCCGAGTCTGGGTGGTTGACGACCAAGCCAGCTTCCGGCTGGCCAGCACGGCGACGCTGGCGGCCACCGACGGCTTCGTACTGGCCGGCCAGAGCGCCACCGGGGAGTCCGCGCTGGAACGGCTGGGCGGTGCCGATGCCGACGCCGACCTCGTCCTGATGGACATCCACATGCCCGGCATCGGCGGCATCGAAGCCGCGCGGCAGCTCCGCGCCCGGCGCCCGGACCTCGTCGTCGTCCTCATGTCCACCTACGACGCCGACGAGCTTCCCGCCGAGGCGACCGAAAACGGTGCCACCTATCTGCAGAAGCAACGCCTGAGTCCCGAAGTGCTGAGCGACATATGGCGAACGGCAAGCTGA
- a CDS encoding sensor histidine kinase, whose amino-acid sequence MANGKLTLPPAAGSVPDWRVPKLLLTAAFHSSSWFGHDLIHRFRSERFEVFLSGHFGLWLGAGIVLPLWEYFWIFRSPWMLGFVAVACFQCVVLAIAFNLARRNMFEQSISLVCIGNWLAVLGVTFVSPPLLPAMALLALVPVVFAEPYISLRRGLAFTVVTAGCVLAAAAIALFTPFTDHVEQAPQWMATAFVLIAVPVNALHLMIIVWNNAAALRTSEAQLAERATELAASRTRLITAADEERRRLERDLHDGAQQHLVALSVLIGLARNSNGDTRAELLAEASELVDSAIDEIRRLAHGIYPPLLVSGGLSQALPALTARAVTPVHLDVQDLGRYPPTTEAALYYCCSEALQNAAKHGGPGTTVRLTGRVDAGLLTLQISDTGRGFRPGTVGAGLTNMTDRLSAIGGNLTIDTAPGRGTRVTATVDAAPS is encoded by the coding sequence ATGGCGAACGGCAAGCTGACCCTACCGCCCGCGGCGGGATCCGTCCCAGACTGGCGGGTCCCCAAACTCCTTCTCACTGCGGCCTTTCACTCGTCGTCGTGGTTCGGCCACGATCTGATCCACCGTTTCCGCTCGGAACGCTTCGAGGTGTTCCTGTCCGGCCACTTCGGCCTGTGGCTCGGGGCCGGCATCGTGCTGCCGCTGTGGGAGTACTTCTGGATCTTCCGCTCGCCCTGGATGCTCGGCTTCGTCGCCGTGGCCTGCTTCCAGTGCGTCGTACTGGCGATAGCCTTCAATCTGGCCCGCCGCAACATGTTCGAGCAGTCCATCAGCCTCGTCTGCATCGGGAACTGGCTGGCCGTGCTCGGCGTGACGTTCGTGTCGCCGCCGTTGCTGCCCGCGATGGCGCTGCTCGCTCTGGTCCCCGTTGTCTTCGCCGAGCCCTACATCAGCCTGCGGCGCGGGCTGGCGTTCACGGTCGTCACCGCCGGCTGTGTCCTCGCCGCGGCCGCCATCGCGCTGTTCACGCCGTTCACCGACCATGTCGAACAGGCGCCGCAGTGGATGGCGACTGCGTTCGTCCTCATCGCGGTTCCGGTGAACGCGCTGCATCTGATGATCATCGTGTGGAACAACGCTGCGGCGCTACGCACCTCGGAAGCCCAACTCGCCGAGCGCGCCACCGAACTGGCCGCGTCTCGCACCCGCCTGATCACCGCGGCTGACGAAGAACGGCGCCGGCTCGAACGCGACCTGCACGACGGTGCACAGCAACACCTCGTGGCGCTGTCGGTGCTGATCGGCCTGGCGCGCAACAGTAATGGTGACACACGCGCAGAACTGCTCGCCGAAGCGTCCGAGCTGGTGGACAGCGCCATCGACGAGATCCGGCGCCTGGCCCACGGCATCTATCCGCCGCTGCTCGTCAGCGGAGGGCTGAGCCAGGCGCTGCCCGCACTGACCGCGCGGGCGGTGACACCGGTGCACCTCGACGTGCAGGACCTCGGGCGCTACCCGCCGACAACCGAAGCGGCCCTGTACTACTGCTGCAGCGAGGCGCTGCAGAACGCCGCCAAGCACGGCGGCCCCGGCACCACGGTCCGCCTCACCGGCCGCGTCGACGCAGGACTGCTGACCCTGCAAATCAGTGACACCGGCCGCGGCTTCCGGCCGGGAACCGTCGGCGCCGGACTGACCAACATGACCGACCGCCTGTCCGCCATCGGCGGAAACCTGACCATCGACACCGCGCCCGGGCGCGGCACCCGCGTCACCGCGACCGTCGACGCCGCACCGTCCTGA
- a CDS encoding adenylate/guanylate cyclase domain-containing protein translates to MSAVKPAGQFGPTRPDLSWTGEQNRCLPTGTVTLLLADIEGSTRLWDTQPAQMAAALATMDRVVDELAYLNNGVCPVQQGEGDSFVIAFTRVGDAVACALDLQLAALSPIRLRIGIHTGAADLRDEGNYMGPLMNRAARLRDLGHGGQILLSAATTHLAYDVLPPQAWLEDQGSYRLRGLTRPERVTQLCHPDAGNEFPPLRSGQIGTFHHRPVCLTEFVGRTGELEQLGTLLDRRRMITVCGPGGAGKTRLAVECADRARDQFDDGVWYVDLAGVTAPAEVPHAAAQALGLAGPVDATGVARHIGDRNLLVVVDNCEHLLDAGAALIGAVLGACPAATVLATSREPLAISGEQLYRVPPMTPDDATALFVECARRADAAFALRSDDRATVAQICRRLDGLPLAIEIAASRSRTLSLCEIRDGLRARLDVLHPGCRTVAPRHRTLRACLDWSYRLLGDAEKAVLSDLAGTDGFDADGASGVVTALVDKSLVISGSHDGRTPYRLSEAVRQYALECPGR, encoded by the coding sequence ATGTCAGCCGTCAAGCCCGCAGGACAGTTCGGACCGACGCGTCCCGACCTGTCGTGGACGGGCGAGCAGAACCGTTGCCTTCCTACGGGAACCGTCACGCTGCTGCTGGCCGACATCGAAGGTTCCACCCGGCTGTGGGACACCCAGCCCGCGCAGATGGCCGCCGCACTGGCGACCATGGACCGCGTCGTCGACGAGTTGGCCTACCTCAACAACGGGGTGTGCCCGGTCCAGCAGGGGGAGGGCGACAGCTTCGTCATTGCGTTCACCCGTGTCGGCGACGCAGTGGCATGCGCATTGGATCTGCAGCTCGCCGCACTGTCGCCGATCCGGCTACGCATCGGCATCCACACCGGCGCCGCCGATCTGCGCGACGAAGGCAACTACATGGGACCGCTGATGAACCGCGCGGCCCGGCTGCGCGACCTCGGCCACGGCGGACAGATCCTGTTGTCCGCAGCGACAACGCATCTCGCCTATGACGTGCTGCCGCCGCAGGCGTGGCTCGAAGACCAGGGTAGCTATCGGCTTCGCGGCCTGACCCGTCCCGAACGTGTCACGCAGCTGTGCCATCCGGATGCCGGCAACGAGTTCCCGCCCCTACGCTCCGGGCAGATCGGCACGTTTCACCACCGACCAGTGTGCCTGACCGAATTCGTCGGGCGCACTGGCGAACTGGAGCAACTCGGCACGCTCCTCGACCGGCGCCGGATGATCACTGTGTGCGGACCCGGAGGCGCAGGCAAGACCCGGCTGGCGGTGGAATGCGCCGACCGTGCGCGCGACCAGTTCGACGACGGCGTGTGGTACGTCGACCTGGCCGGCGTCACGGCCCCGGCCGAGGTGCCGCACGCGGCAGCGCAGGCACTGGGGTTGGCGGGACCGGTCGACGCGACCGGGGTGGCCCGGCACATCGGGGACCGCAACCTGCTGGTGGTCGTGGACAACTGCGAGCACCTGCTCGACGCCGGCGCAGCGCTGATCGGTGCGGTGCTGGGTGCCTGCCCCGCGGCGACCGTGCTGGCCACCAGCCGGGAACCGTTGGCGATCAGCGGGGAGCAGCTCTACCGGGTGCCCCCGATGACGCCGGACGACGCGACCGCTCTGTTCGTCGAGTGCGCACGTCGAGCCGACGCGGCGTTCGCTCTCCGGTCTGACGACCGCGCGACGGTCGCGCAGATCTGCCGTCGGCTCGATGGGCTGCCGCTGGCGATCGAGATCGCGGCATCACGCAGCCGCACGCTGTCCCTCTGCGAGATCCGCGACGGCCTTCGTGCCCGGCTCGATGTGCTGCACCCGGGGTGCCGGACGGTGGCGCCCCGGCACCGGACACTGCGGGCCTGCCTCGACTGGTCGTACCGGCTGCTCGGCGATGCCGAGAAAGCAGTGCTGAGCGACCTCGCCGGTACCGACGGATTCGATGCCGACGGGGCGTCCGGCGTGGTCACTGCGCTGGTCGACAAGTCGCTGGTGATCTCGGGCAGCCACGACGGCCGCACGCCGTACCGGCTCAGCGAGGCCGTGCGGCAGTACGCCCTGGAGTGCCCGGGACGCTGA
- a CDS encoding NERD domain-containing protein, which translates to MTITVTETPRLANGAERKVWQALLDQLEPEDLVIPGKRVTDHLKDHEIDFFVAIEGAGIVCLEVKGGEVWHDGDTWRQKRRGREVEIDPVRQAREACYALRSFVENDPRWSHGRLRWDHVVVLPNTDLPDDFALPECPRWKVVDRTGLSDIGAQLRHVLHAQELDRPLLTRDGIAQLGESLSGRGLPQRSVVARALENEDAADILTEHQSVILDAIRLLNRVEIRGGAGSGKTFLAMEQARRLARDGQRVALVCYSHGLASYLERITATWNRRHQPAYVGEFHDLGKRWGAPEGPDESLRTDETVQFWEHDLPAQMTDLASGLEAGHRFDAIVVDEAQDFADAWWDPLLAALKDDETGGLYVFTDEGQRVFSRHGSPPVPLVPLVLDHNLRNTRQIANAFQPLVDHPMRFLGGEGPAVKYVPCTRADAMGAGDDEIELLLEQGWRPEDVALLTTGTRHPEQRERQAAGSAAYWDSFWDADQVFYGHVLGFKGLERRAVVLVVNEEHAFERSRERLYVGLSRARDQLVVCGDPDFLREVGGPDLARRLNIPG; encoded by the coding sequence GTGACCATCACTGTCACCGAGACACCGAGGCTGGCCAACGGCGCCGAGCGCAAGGTCTGGCAGGCTCTGCTCGACCAGCTCGAACCCGAGGACCTGGTGATCCCGGGCAAGCGCGTCACCGACCATCTCAAAGACCACGAGATCGACTTCTTCGTCGCCATCGAGGGCGCAGGCATCGTGTGCCTGGAGGTCAAGGGCGGCGAGGTCTGGCACGACGGCGACACGTGGCGACAGAAACGCCGCGGCCGCGAAGTCGAGATCGATCCTGTGCGCCAGGCCCGCGAAGCCTGCTACGCGCTGCGCAGCTTCGTCGAAAACGATCCTCGCTGGAGCCATGGCCGGCTGCGCTGGGACCATGTCGTCGTCCTCCCCAACACCGATCTGCCCGACGACTTCGCGCTGCCGGAGTGCCCGCGCTGGAAGGTCGTCGACCGCACCGGCCTGTCCGACATCGGCGCTCAGCTGCGTCACGTCCTGCACGCCCAGGAACTCGACCGGCCGCTGCTGACCCGCGACGGCATCGCCCAGCTCGGCGAATCGCTCAGCGGCCGCGGGCTGCCGCAACGCAGCGTCGTGGCCCGTGCGCTCGAAAACGAGGACGCCGCCGACATTCTCACCGAGCACCAGTCGGTCATCCTCGACGCCATCCGGCTGCTCAACCGGGTCGAGATCCGCGGCGGGGCGGGCAGCGGCAAGACGTTCCTCGCGATGGAACAGGCCCGCCGGCTCGCCCGCGACGGGCAGCGCGTCGCGCTGGTCTGCTACTCGCACGGCCTCGCCTCCTACCTGGAACGCATCACCGCCACCTGGAACCGCCGCCACCAACCCGCCTACGTCGGCGAATTCCACGACCTCGGCAAGCGCTGGGGCGCCCCGGAAGGGCCCGACGAATCGCTGCGCACCGACGAGACTGTCCAGTTCTGGGAACACGACCTGCCCGCGCAGATGACCGACCTGGCAAGCGGATTGGAGGCGGGACACCGTTTCGACGCGATCGTCGTCGACGAGGCGCAGGACTTCGCCGACGCGTGGTGGGATCCGCTGCTGGCCGCGCTGAAAGACGACGAGACGGGCGGCCTGTACGTGTTCACCGACGAAGGCCAGCGCGTGTTCAGCCGGCACGGCTCACCACCCGTGCCGCTGGTTCCGCTGGTGCTCGACCACAATCTGCGCAACACCCGCCAGATCGCCAACGCGTTCCAGCCGCTCGTGGATCACCCGATGCGGTTCCTCGGCGGCGAGGGCCCGGCGGTCAAGTACGTGCCGTGCACGCGCGCGGACGCCATGGGCGCCGGGGACGACGAGATCGAGCTACTTCTCGAACAGGGCTGGCGCCCTGAGGACGTCGCGCTGCTGACCACAGGAACCCGGCATCCCGAACAGCGGGAACGCCAGGCCGCGGGCAGCGCCGCCTACTGGGACAGCTTCTGGGATGCCGATCAGGTGTTCTACGGCCACGTGCTCGGATTCAAGGGCCTGGAACGCCGCGCGGTCGTGCTCGTCGTCAACGAGGAGCACGCGTTCGAACGCTCCCGGGAACGACTGTATGTCGGATTGTCCAGGGCACGAGACCAACTCGTCGTCTGCGGCGATCCGGACTTCCTGCGCGAGGTCGGCGGACCGGACCTCGCC